In a single window of the Dreissena polymorpha isolate Duluth1 chromosome 3, UMN_Dpol_1.0, whole genome shotgun sequence genome:
- the LOC127871532 gene encoding uncharacterized protein LOC127871532: MEHAPKSLFSTKTCFYFSINPLEYSKLHDVDKEMSPEVQYARYLMAKWSTGRSPGIEERTGTWEEALNKPSPRQLLNKSPPRQLLNKPPPRQLLNKSPPRQLLNKPPPHHLKRKATDSLFLLAIVITLDSIKVFAESVSDVFQIRLNRNICTDRRAMETLKRRESLVKDAIEPVGRWSTFHDSSLVLEEVASLLGIRSSYIHSIRKKDNIIFKAFCMADDDDARSLRSPSPISIHHEEISDTTSSSSTINKPLTTRLSTPVQEPARAATPATPLFDELPAPAPLSPLPSGTSTLQVIPPATSNYAPP; the protein is encoded by the coding sequence ATGGAGCATGCTCCAAAAAGTCTTTTCTCCACGAAGACGTGTTTTTATTTCTCAATTAATCCACTGGAATATTCTAAACTGCATGACGTGGACAAGGAAATGTCACCGGAAGTCCAGTATGCCAGATATCTCATGGCTAAATGGTCGACGGGTAGAAGCCCCGGAATCGAGGAGAGGACTGGCACGTGGGAGGAAGCCCTAAACAAACCTTCCCCACGTCAACTCCTCAACAAATCTCCCCCACGTCAACTCCTCAACAAACCTCCCCCACGTCAACTCCTCAACAAATCTCCCCCACGTCAACTCCTCAACAAACCTCCCCCACATCATCTTAAACGAAAAGCCACGGACTCGTTGTTCCTTTTGGCTATTGTTATAACTCTCGACTCCATTAAGGTATTCGCAGAATCTGTTTCTGATGTGTTCCAAATCCGTCTTAACAGGAATATTTGCACTGACCGCCGTGCCATGGAGACTCTTAAGAGGCGCGAATCCCTTGTTAAGGACGCCATCGAACCCGTCGGCCGGTGGTCAACTTTTCATGACAGTTCGCTTGTTTTAGAAGAAGTTGCCTCACTCCTTGGAATAAGATCGTCATACATACATTCTATCAGAAAGAAGGATAACATAATCTTCAAGGCTTTCTGCATGGCTGATGATGACGATGCAAGATCCCTCCGGTCACCGTCTCCAATTTCTATTCACCATGAGGAAATCAGCGACACAACATCATCTTCATCCACTATCAACAAGCCACTAACAACTCGACTTTCAACACCAGTACAAGAACCTGCAAGAGCAGCTACCCCCGCTACACCATTATTCGACGAACTTCCTGCACCCGCCCCATTATCCCCTTTACCTTCTGGCACTTCTACTCTACAAGTTATTCCTCCAGCGACATCAAACTACGCTCCACCTTAA